In a single window of the Cumulibacter soli genome:
- a CDS encoding glycerol-3-phosphate dehydrogenase/oxidase, with protein sequence MSDPQTSLTASRRASELAELADGQAVDLLVVGGGITGVGIALDAASRGLSVALLERTDLAGGTSQSSSRVIHGGTRYLATGGLGIAYESASERAALMRRIAPHLVRPLPMLTPELPDVPRKTRQLTRLGLRLGDVVRRTSGLGSAVMPKPRRVSAAEAGGLFEGLSRDGVTGAMLSFDAQLEDDVRLVIAVARTAADYGARILTRVEALKVGPDSVLARDALSGAEVKIGARMVVNATGVWAPALEPSLNVALRRGAHLLVPGDLLGNPRTALAVPVADRPEEVVFAVPQSDGLVLVGATDTAAASLKHTDVSADDVAFLLSTINRALAVELTEDDVVGRFAALRPVFDTQKHGDLERQHAIVVSESRLVTVIGGKLTTYRKMAQDAVDRAIAAGMMWAGECLTKELPLLGAASEHALDAVDADRRLVRRYGLEATEVLALADGHPELRERVVPQLPVIRAELVWGIRHELALTAEDLIDRRTRIGQTRYREQGLAVARRLLDMAPHRPVA encoded by the coding sequence GTGGTGGGCGGCGGCATTACGGGCGTCGGCATCGCGCTGGACGCGGCCAGCCGCGGGCTCAGCGTCGCGTTGCTGGAACGCACGGATCTCGCCGGAGGAACCAGCCAGTCGTCCAGCCGCGTGATTCATGGTGGAACGCGCTACCTCGCTACTGGTGGACTGGGCATCGCCTACGAATCAGCGAGCGAACGCGCCGCGTTGATGCGCCGAATTGCGCCACACCTCGTCCGTCCGTTGCCGATGCTCACCCCGGAACTGCCCGACGTACCGCGCAAGACCCGGCAACTTACTCGGCTCGGTCTCCGGCTCGGGGACGTTGTCCGGCGTACGTCCGGCTTGGGCTCGGCCGTCATGCCCAAGCCGCGCCGCGTGAGCGCGGCCGAAGCTGGAGGACTGTTTGAGGGGCTGAGCCGCGACGGAGTCACCGGGGCGATGCTTTCCTTCGATGCGCAACTCGAGGACGACGTACGCCTGGTCATTGCCGTTGCGCGCACGGCAGCCGACTACGGTGCCCGCATCCTGACCCGTGTCGAGGCGCTCAAAGTTGGTCCGGACTCAGTGCTGGCGCGCGATGCGCTGAGCGGTGCCGAAGTGAAGATCGGCGCGCGCATGGTCGTCAATGCGACCGGTGTATGGGCACCCGCTCTTGAGCCGTCATTGAATGTCGCTCTGCGGCGCGGGGCGCATCTGCTGGTGCCCGGCGATCTGCTGGGCAACCCACGGACGGCGCTCGCGGTGCCCGTTGCCGACAGGCCCGAGGAGGTCGTGTTTGCGGTCCCGCAGTCCGACGGCCTCGTGCTCGTCGGCGCGACCGATACCGCCGCTGCGTCGCTGAAGCACACTGACGTCTCGGCCGACGACGTCGCATTTTTGCTGTCCACGATCAACCGAGCGTTGGCCGTTGAGTTGACTGAGGATGACGTTGTGGGCCGCTTCGCGGCCTTGCGGCCGGTTTTCGACACTCAGAAGCACGGTGACCTGGAGCGTCAGCATGCGATTGTCGTGTCGGAGTCGAGGCTCGTCACGGTGATCGGCGGCAAGTTGACGACGTACCGCAAGATGGCCCAGGATGCTGTCGACCGGGCTATCGCGGCGGGCATGATGTGGGCCGGTGAATGCCTGACGAAGGAACTTCCGCTGCTCGGCGCAGCTTCGGAGCATGCGCTGGACGCCGTCGACGCCGACCGTCGCCTCGTACGCCGATACGGCCTTGAGGCCACCGAGGTGCTCGCGCTCGCCGATGGGCACCCAGAACTGCGCGAGCGCGTCGTGCCGCAATTGCCGGTGATCCGGGCCGAATTGGTCTGGGGCATTCGGCACGAGTTGGCGCTGACGGCCGAAGATCTCATCGACCGTCGCACCCGCATCGGGCAAACGCGCTACCGCGAGCAGGGTCTGGCAGTGGCACGTCGCTTGCTGGACATGGCACCGCATCGGCCGGTCGCGTAA